From a single Prosthecobacter algae genomic region:
- a CDS encoding competence/damage-inducible protein A, which yields MRLELVNTGTELCLGDTINTNAAWIGQRMAALGIEVARQTIVPDGGAVREAIEEAAARADVVLVSGGLGPTNDDVTRESTAELLGLPLVQDAGVTEQLNAYFAKRNKVPAVSNLRQAMVPVGATVLENAYGTAPGLYFPAELSAVRGWHSHIFLLPGPPREIKPMVESCVEPRLRALLPDGENRRVIYLKLTGIGESEIVEKVEKDLEALAGLELGYCIGKGDVDVRLAGLAGPVAAGAQIVRERLGEYILSEDRRVLEEVIIQLLTEREEWLATAESCTGGYLSSRLTDVSGSSKVYGHGFVTYANEAKEKHLGVSADLLQVHGAVSEPVARAMAEGCLRTSGADYAISITGIAGPTGGTEEKPAGTVYVGLASKGRETVVRKFFYPISRDRFKLLTSQAAMDLLRRLIQGLPLG from the coding sequence ATGCGCCTCGAACTCGTCAATACCGGCACCGAACTCTGCCTCGGTGACACCATCAACACCAATGCGGCCTGGATCGGCCAGCGAATGGCCGCCCTGGGCATCGAGGTGGCCCGGCAGACCATCGTGCCGGATGGAGGGGCTGTGCGCGAAGCCATTGAGGAAGCGGCTGCTCGCGCGGATGTGGTGCTGGTTTCCGGCGGTCTTGGGCCGACCAATGACGATGTGACCCGTGAATCCACGGCGGAGCTCCTGGGACTACCGCTCGTCCAGGATGCCGGAGTGACGGAGCAACTGAACGCCTACTTTGCCAAGCGCAACAAGGTGCCTGCCGTCTCCAACCTCCGCCAGGCCATGGTTCCTGTAGGCGCTACGGTGCTGGAAAACGCCTATGGCACGGCCCCTGGGCTGTATTTCCCGGCGGAGCTGAGTGCTGTCCGTGGGTGGCACAGCCATATTTTTCTGCTGCCTGGGCCGCCGCGTGAGATTAAGCCCATGGTGGAATCCTGTGTGGAACCGCGCTTGCGTGCGCTTCTGCCAGATGGCGAAAACCGCCGGGTCATCTATCTGAAGCTGACAGGCATTGGCGAGTCGGAGATCGTGGAAAAAGTGGAAAAAGACCTCGAGGCCCTGGCTGGGCTGGAGCTGGGTTACTGCATCGGCAAGGGAGATGTGGATGTGCGTCTGGCGGGGCTGGCCGGTCCGGTGGCGGCCGGGGCCCAGATTGTGCGCGAGCGATTGGGCGAATATATTTTGTCCGAAGACCGCCGCGTGCTGGAAGAGGTCATCATCCAGTTGCTGACGGAGCGCGAAGAGTGGCTAGCCACGGCGGAGTCCTGCACGGGAGGTTACCTTTCCAGCCGGCTCACGGATGTCAGCGGCTCCTCCAAGGTTTACGGTCATGGCTTTGTGACCTATGCGAATGAGGCCAAGGAGAAACATCTCGGCGTCTCGGCTGATCTTTTGCAAGTGCATGGTGCCGTGAGCGAGCCGGTGGCCCGGGCCATGGCCGAGGGATGCCTGCGCACATCCGGGGCGGATTACGCGATTTCCATCACAGGCATCGCAGGGCCGACGGGAGGCACGGAGGAAAAGCCAGCGGGTACGGTTTATGTCGGGCTGGCTTCAAAAGGGCGCGAGACGGTGGTGCGGAAGTTTTTTTACCCCATCTCGCGCGACCGTTTCAAGCTGCTGACTTCCCAGGCCGCGATGGACCTTTTGCGCAGGCTTATTCAAGGCCTGCCGCTTGGGTGA